A genome region from Streptomyces xanthophaeus includes the following:
- a CDS encoding cyclase family protein: protein MSGNPTDAPAGVPADGPANGPAVSRQEFDALFASVRTWGRWAAADRGAWNRVTAEHARRAAATVRDGTVVPMARPWDTRPGPDNARPALHYMSDLGDVQVPEPSVHKDFLAADYHGKSVTHLDALSHVAYRGQLYDGRAARECVDAAGAHFGAVSALGPLVTRGVLVDLPAVLGVEWLEPGRAVHARDLVAAEEALGVTVGDGDAVLLRSGALRRRRELGPWNPDTASAGWHVHAVPLLVERAVALLGGDGDSDVRPSPVEGLHSPVHALAVTAMGVPLLDNLDLEPLSAACAEAGRYAFLLVVAPLNVPGGTGSPVNPVAVL from the coding sequence ATGAGCGGCAACCCCACCGACGCCCCCGCCGGTGTCCCCGCCGACGGGCCGGCGAACGGGCCCGCCGTCTCCCGCCAGGAGTTCGACGCGCTGTTCGCGTCGGTCCGTACGTGGGGCCGGTGGGCGGCGGCCGACCGCGGGGCCTGGAACCGGGTGACGGCGGAGCATGCGCGCAGGGCCGCCGCCACGGTCCGGGACGGGACGGTCGTCCCGATGGCACGGCCCTGGGACACCCGCCCCGGCCCGGACAACGCGAGGCCCGCACTGCACTACATGTCCGACCTCGGCGACGTGCAGGTCCCGGAGCCGTCCGTCCACAAGGACTTCCTGGCCGCGGACTACCACGGCAAGAGCGTGACGCACCTCGACGCACTGTCGCACGTCGCCTACCGAGGGCAACTGTACGACGGGCGGGCGGCGCGCGAGTGCGTCGATGCGGCGGGTGCCCACTTCGGCGCGGTGTCGGCGCTCGGCCCGCTGGTCACCAGGGGCGTCCTGGTCGACCTGCCCGCCGTCCTCGGGGTCGAATGGCTCGAACCGGGCCGTGCGGTGCACGCCCGGGACCTCGTCGCCGCGGAGGAGGCCCTCGGGGTGACCGTCGGGGACGGCGACGCCGTCCTGCTGCGCTCCGGGGCCCTGCGCCGGCGCCGGGAGCTCGGCCCCTGGAACCCCGACACGGCGAGCGCGGGCTGGCACGTGCACGCCGTACCGCTGCTGGTCGAGCGCGCCGTCGCGCTGCTGGGCGGTGACGGGGACAGCGACGTACGGCCCTCGCCGGTCGAAGGACTGCACTCCCCCGTCCACGCGCTCGCCGTCACGGCGATGGGGGTGCCGCTGCTGGACAACCTCGACCTCGAACCGCTCTCGGCCGCGTGCGCCGAAGCGGGCCGTTACGCGTTCCTGCTCGTCGTGGCACCGCTGAACGTCCCCGGCGGAACCGGCTCACCCGTCAATCCGGTCGCGGTCCTGTGA
- a CDS encoding SpoIIE family protein phosphatase, translated as MGAVGDRIGPVRFRDRFLQGESVEGSVRSPILSSWQRSRLLGLSPEQSELPFQEGFDPDGPLLRAAEPVLDRLQSIFAGSRTNICLADGHGTVLARRFGEKSMLKQLAPIQILPGFVFAEQVAGTNGIGLTLAERRLCQVYGAEHFAERSQSSACTAIPLRDQLSGHIQGVLCLGYPYTDADPALIPVVRKAAEAIERRLMDQSSAREHGLLQAYLDTASLALSSEHGLDGHPVAMADFLQSELEQSDQATLKEKATELMSGDRRAAAEVPLSRGRWVTLVSHPVTSAAGVEGVVVEALLPEDSERHAPAPTHPQPHAPAGVPPVFRPHVTPGPPPATVRARGAPGTEGPAAEAAAAPAAGPAQGRVRGLVLVGEPEVGKYAVAARRRLELLAEASNRIGTTLDVSRTAWELAETAVPRLADFVTIDLPGGVLLGEDSPHPTTEMQRTVVHGIREDCPFYPVGAQISLRPTTPHMRCIATRQPVLEQDLRAAFGWIAQDPRHAERLLAHNIHSLITVPLLARGAVLGVASFYRSQDPAPYGDDDRSLAQELAARASLCIDNARRYTREHTLALSLQRSLLPRDLPEQSAVEVAHRYLPAESGVGGDWFDVIPLSGARVALLVGDVVGHGLHAAATMGRLRTAARNFAELELAPDELLTHLDNLMVRLDREEGADGPGSGSTGIVGATCLYAIYDPTSQQCTMARAGHPPPALVRPDGTVSLLDLPAGPPLGLGGLPFESAEIRLPEHSQLVLYTDGLIEDRHRDIDVALDALNRALAHPDRAPEETCQAVLDAVAPEHPDDDIALLVARTRAVPADRIATWELAADPALVSEVRAASVSQLNRWGLEESAFATELLLSELVTNAVRYGTAPIRVRLIHDRNLICEVHDASSSAPRMRQSATTDEGGRGLFLVAQLAQSWGTRYTTDGKVIWAECTLAAA; from the coding sequence ATGGGGGCCGTCGGAGACCGCATCGGCCCCGTGCGGTTCCGTGACCGATTCCTGCAGGGCGAGTCGGTCGAGGGGAGCGTGAGAAGTCCGATCCTGAGCTCGTGGCAGCGCAGTCGGCTCCTGGGGTTGTCGCCGGAGCAGTCCGAGCTGCCGTTCCAGGAGGGCTTCGATCCGGACGGTCCGCTGCTGCGCGCCGCCGAACCCGTACTCGACCGGCTCCAGAGCATTTTCGCGGGCAGCCGCACCAACATCTGCCTCGCCGACGGTCACGGCACGGTGCTCGCCCGCCGCTTCGGCGAGAAATCCATGCTCAAGCAGCTCGCCCCGATCCAGATCCTCCCCGGCTTCGTGTTCGCCGAGCAGGTGGCCGGTACGAACGGCATCGGCCTCACCCTCGCGGAGAGGCGGCTGTGCCAGGTCTACGGCGCCGAGCACTTCGCCGAGCGTTCCCAGTCGAGCGCCTGCACCGCGATCCCGCTGCGCGACCAGCTCAGCGGGCACATCCAGGGCGTCCTGTGCCTCGGCTATCCCTACACCGACGCGGACCCGGCGCTGATCCCCGTGGTGCGCAAGGCGGCCGAAGCCATCGAGCGAAGGCTGATGGACCAGAGTTCGGCGCGCGAGCACGGTCTGCTGCAGGCCTATCTCGACACCGCGAGCCTGGCTCTGAGCAGCGAGCACGGCCTCGACGGGCACCCGGTGGCGATGGCCGACTTCCTCCAGAGCGAGCTGGAGCAGAGCGACCAGGCGACCCTCAAGGAGAAGGCCACGGAGCTGATGTCCGGGGACCGGCGGGCCGCCGCCGAAGTGCCCCTGTCCCGCGGCCGGTGGGTCACGCTGGTCAGCCACCCCGTGACGAGCGCCGCCGGGGTGGAGGGGGTCGTCGTCGAGGCACTGCTCCCCGAGGACTCGGAGCGGCACGCCCCGGCCCCCACCCACCCCCAGCCGCACGCCCCCGCCGGGGTGCCGCCCGTGTTCCGTCCTCACGTCACCCCCGGTCCGCCGCCGGCGACGGTCCGCGCACGCGGCGCACCGGGCACCGAAGGCCCCGCCGCGGAGGCCGCCGCGGCGCCCGCCGCCGGCCCCGCCCAGGGCCGGGTCAGAGGGCTGGTGCTGGTGGGCGAGCCCGAGGTGGGCAAGTACGCCGTCGCGGCACGCCGGCGCCTGGAGTTGCTGGCCGAGGCCAGCAACCGCATCGGCACCACGCTGGACGTGAGCCGCACCGCCTGGGAGCTCGCCGAGACGGCCGTCCCGAGGTTGGCCGATTTCGTCACCATCGACCTGCCCGGAGGCGTACTGCTCGGGGAGGACTCCCCCCATCCCACCACCGAGATGCAGCGCACGGTGGTCCACGGCATCCGTGAGGACTGCCCCTTCTACCCGGTCGGCGCGCAGATCAGCCTGCGGCCCACCACGCCCCACATGCGCTGCATCGCCACCCGGCAGCCGGTGCTCGAACAGGATCTGCGGGCCGCCTTCGGCTGGATCGCCCAGGACCCCCGGCACGCCGAACGGCTCCTCGCCCACAACATCCACTCCCTCATCACGGTCCCCCTGCTCGCCCGTGGCGCCGTCCTCGGCGTCGCGAGCTTCTACCGCTCGCAGGACCCGGCCCCCTACGGGGACGACGACCGCTCGCTGGCGCAGGAGCTCGCCGCCCGCGCCTCCCTCTGCATCGACAACGCCCGCCGCTACACCCGCGAACACACCCTCGCCCTGTCCCTGCAGCGCAGCCTGCTCCCCCGCGACCTCCCCGAGCAGAGCGCCGTCGAGGTCGCCCACCGCTATCTGCCCGCCGAGTCGGGTGTGGGCGGCGACTGGTTCGACGTCATCCCCCTGTCCGGGGCCCGGGTCGCCCTCCTCGTCGGCGATGTCGTCGGCCACGGACTGCACGCCGCCGCCACCATGGGCCGCCTGCGCACCGCCGCCCGTAACTTCGCCGAGCTGGAGCTGGCCCCCGACGAGCTCCTCACCCACCTGGACAACCTGATGGTGCGCCTCGACCGGGAGGAGGGCGCGGACGGTCCCGGCTCCGGCAGCACCGGCATCGTCGGCGCCACCTGCCTGTACGCCATCTACGACCCCACCTCCCAGCAGTGCACGATGGCCCGCGCCGGCCACCCTCCGCCCGCGCTGGTCCGGCCCGACGGCACCGTGTCCCTCCTCGACCTGCCCGCCGGTCCCCCGCTCGGCCTCGGCGGCCTGCCCTTCGAGTCGGCCGAGATCCGGCTCCCCGAGCACAGCCAGCTCGTCCTCTACACCGACGGGCTCATCGAGGACCGCCACCGCGACATCGACGTGGCCCTCGACGCCCTGAACCGGGCGCTGGCCCACCCGGACCGGGCCCCGGAGGAGACCTGCCAGGCCGTCCTCGACGCCGTCGCACCCGAGCACCCCGACGACGACATCGCGCTCCTCGTCGCCCGCACCCGCGCCGTACCCGCGGACCGGATCGCCACCTGGGAGCTGGCCGCCGATCCGGCCCTCGTCTCCGAGGTCCGCGCCGCTTCCGTGAGCCAGCTGAACCGGTGGGGACTGGAGGAGTCCGCGTTCGCCACGGAACTCCTGCTCAGCGAGCTGGTCACGAACGCCGTCCGGTACGGGACCGCGCCGATCCGGGTCCGTCTCATCCACGACCGCAACCTGATCTGCGAGGTGCACGACGCCAGCAGCAGCGCCCCGCGCATGCGCCAGTCGGCGACCACCGACGAGGGCGGCCGCGGCCTGTTCCTCGTCGCGCAGCTCGCCCAGTCCTGGGGCACCCGCTACACCACCGACGGCAAGGTCATCTGGGCCGAGTGCACCCTGGCCGCCGCTTGA
- a CDS encoding sugar ABC transporter ATP-binding protein: protein MHDAPDTWASPPSQSGAAPLVRLRGLSKRFGGTLALDSVDLDIRRGSVLALLGPNGAGKSTLIKVLAGVHRADTGEVTVAGHPLGSHAATRNMSFIHQDLGLVPWMTVAENVALGTGYSRRRGLISWRRTRERCDEALRIVAGHLDADARIARLGPAERSLVAIARALATRAELLVLDEPTATLPAADCARLFDVLHTLRDRGHGILYVSHRLDEVYRVADTFAVLRDGRLVDRGPLAGHSPDRLVRAIVGHAPAGRTPGTPPAAGAPLLSLAGVRTVSTGEVSLDLRAGEILGMVGLTGAGHMELGRALAGARPILGGQVLLDGRPYHPRTVHSALESGVGFVAANRQEEGCAADLTVRENFLANPRATGAPAVHWIGPRRERAEATALIDRFSVHPRDSEVPIATLSGGNQQKVMVGRWLRGHLRLLVLEEPTAGVDVGAKATIHRLLDDALASGLAVLLISTDFEEVADVCHRALVFVRGSVSTELTGAALTVAELTRTASAMPAITGPTTDR, encoded by the coding sequence GTGCACGACGCTCCCGACACCTGGGCGAGCCCACCCTCGCAGTCCGGTGCCGCACCACTCGTCCGCCTGCGCGGCCTGAGCAAGCGGTTCGGCGGCACGCTCGCCCTGGACTCGGTCGACCTCGACATCCGGCGCGGCAGCGTCCTCGCCCTGCTCGGCCCCAACGGAGCCGGAAAGTCCACCCTCATCAAGGTGCTCGCCGGGGTGCACCGGGCCGACACGGGCGAGGTCACGGTGGCCGGCCATCCCCTCGGCAGTCACGCCGCGACCCGGAACATGTCCTTCATCCACCAGGACCTCGGGCTCGTCCCGTGGATGACGGTGGCCGAGAACGTCGCCCTGGGCACCGGCTACTCCCGCCGCCGCGGACTGATCTCCTGGCGGCGGACCCGGGAGCGCTGCGACGAGGCCCTGCGGATCGTCGCCGGGCACCTGGACGCCGACGCCCGGATCGCCCGCCTCGGTCCCGCCGAGCGCTCGCTCGTCGCCATCGCCCGCGCCCTCGCCACCCGGGCCGAGCTCCTCGTGCTCGACGAGCCGACCGCCACCCTCCCCGCCGCCGACTGCGCGCGGCTCTTCGACGTACTGCACACCCTGCGTGACCGCGGCCACGGCATCCTCTACGTCAGCCACCGGCTCGACGAGGTCTACCGGGTCGCCGACACCTTCGCCGTCCTGCGGGACGGTCGGCTGGTCGACCGGGGCCCGCTCGCCGGTCACAGCCCGGACCGGCTGGTGCGCGCGATCGTGGGTCACGCACCGGCCGGACGGACGCCGGGCACTCCCCCGGCCGCGGGCGCACCCCTGCTGAGCCTCGCCGGGGTGCGGACGGTGTCCACCGGAGAGGTCAGCCTGGACCTGCGCGCCGGTGAGATCCTCGGCATGGTGGGCCTGACCGGCGCAGGCCACATGGAGCTGGGCCGCGCCCTCGCCGGCGCCCGGCCGATCCTCGGCGGGCAGGTGCTGCTCGACGGCCGGCCCTACCACCCGCGTACGGTCCACTCCGCACTCGAATCCGGCGTCGGCTTCGTGGCGGCCAACCGTCAGGAGGAGGGCTGCGCCGCCGACCTGACCGTGCGGGAGAACTTCCTGGCGAATCCGCGCGCTACGGGCGCCCCCGCGGTGCACTGGATCGGCCCCCGCCGCGAGCGCGCCGAGGCCACCGCCCTCATCGACCGGTTCTCGGTGCACCCCCGCGACAGCGAGGTGCCGATCGCCACCCTGTCCGGTGGCAACCAGCAGAAGGTCATGGTCGGCCGCTGGCTCCGGGGACACCTGCGCCTGCTCGTCCTGGAGGAGCCGACCGCCGGGGTGGACGTCGGGGCCAAGGCGACCATCCACCGGCTGCTCGACGACGCACTGGCCTCGGGCCTGGCGGTCCTGCTCATCTCCACCGATTTCGAAGAGGTTGCGGACGTGTGCCATCGCGCTCTGGTGTTCGTCCGCGGGAGCGTGAGCACCGAGCTGACCGGTGCGGCCCTCACGGTCGCCGAACTCACCCGGACCGCCTCGGCCATGCCCGCGATCACCGGACCCACGACGGACCGATGA
- a CDS encoding ABC transporter permease, which produces MTMPPSPSPSPSSSPSSSSSSPSSSSSPSSPPPRSPLDHLRGHHIGAYGLLALAVLLFLVFSLVLPDTFPTRDNVSSILSNQSIPAILALGATIPIATGKFDLSMGYGLGLAHVMVMQLIVDTGWPWPLACLTVVLGGALVGVLNGVIVEYVRIDSFIATLGTGSMMYAVTGWITDGSRIVPGPDGLPAAFTGLYDSRFLGLPLPAYYVLALAAALWVVLERLPLGRYMYVIGSSRRTADIIGIPSHRYSVYAFAGSGLVTGLAGVLLAAQQQTGNPSVGLDYLLPAFVGALLGSTTIKPGRVNALGTVVAVAVLAIGLAGIGQLGADFWATPLFNGATLLIAVGLAGYSARRRLRTP; this is translated from the coding sequence ATGACCATGCCCCCTTCCCCTTCGCCCTCGCCTTCATCCTCGCCTTCGTCCTCGTCCTCGTCCCCGTCCTCGTCCTCGTCCCCGTCCTCGCCTCCGCCGCGGTCCCCGCTGGACCACCTGCGGGGTCACCACATCGGCGCCTACGGCCTGCTGGCCCTCGCCGTCCTGCTCTTCCTCGTCTTCTCCCTCGTCCTGCCGGACACCTTCCCCACCCGGGACAACGTCTCCTCGATCCTGTCCAACCAGTCGATCCCGGCCATCCTGGCCCTCGGCGCGACCATCCCCATCGCCACCGGCAAGTTCGACCTGTCCATGGGTTACGGCCTCGGCCTGGCCCATGTGATGGTGATGCAGCTCATCGTCGACACGGGCTGGCCCTGGCCGCTCGCCTGTCTCACCGTGGTCCTCGGCGGGGCCCTGGTCGGCGTCCTCAACGGCGTCATCGTCGAGTACGTGCGCATCGACTCCTTCATCGCCACGCTCGGCACCGGCAGCATGATGTACGCCGTCACCGGCTGGATCACCGACGGCTCCCGGATCGTCCCCGGCCCGGACGGCCTGCCCGCCGCCTTCACCGGCCTCTACGACTCCCGCTTCCTCGGTCTGCCGCTGCCCGCCTACTACGTCCTGGCCCTCGCGGCCGCGCTCTGGGTGGTCCTGGAACGGCTGCCGCTCGGCCGGTACATGTACGTCATCGGCTCCAGCCGGCGCACCGCCGACATCATCGGCATCCCCAGCCACCGGTACTCCGTCTACGCCTTCGCCGGATCGGGCCTGGTCACCGGCCTCGCCGGGGTCCTCCTCGCCGCCCAGCAGCAGACCGGCAACCCGAGCGTCGGGCTGGACTACCTGCTGCCCGCCTTCGTCGGCGCCCTGCTCGGGTCCACGACGATCAAACCCGGCCGCGTCAACGCCCTCGGCACCGTCGTGGCGGTCGCCGTCCTCGCCATCGGCCTCGCCGGCATCGGCCAGCTCGGCGCCGACTTCTGGGCCACACCGCTGTTCAACGGGGCCACCCTGCTCATCGCCGTCGGCCTGGCCGGCTACTCAGCCCGCCGCCGGCTGCGCACCCCCTAG
- a CDS encoding substrate-binding domain-containing protein yields MLAAAAALVAGCGSGGPSTGAAPPKAGCPTALASAAAAVARAEKADTAWHGPTTGPAAVPGKSIVYVAQTMTNPGVAGVAKGVEEAAKAIGWQVRVIDGDGTPAGIQAALSQAITLRPSGIVIGGFDPQLTSQQMARAEAAHIPVIGWHAVGSPGPSERPKLFTNVTTKVEDVARISADWIIARSAGDAGVVLFTDDSIPFAKNKAELIREELATCSGVRLLSYENIPIPDAASRTPQAVSSLLSRFQDDWTYSAAINDLYFADAAPALRAAGRPGSGPPLNIGAGDGDPSAFQRINSEQFQAATVPEPLNQQGWQIIDEFNRAFAGRPASGYVAPVHIATADNSDGATSWDPSGYREGYRRIWAG; encoded by the coding sequence CTGCTGGCAGCGGCCGCCGCCCTCGTCGCCGGCTGCGGGAGCGGCGGCCCCTCCACCGGCGCCGCGCCGCCCAAGGCCGGTTGCCCCACCGCCCTCGCGAGCGCCGCGGCGGCCGTCGCGCGGGCCGAGAAGGCCGACACCGCCTGGCACGGCCCCACCACCGGCCCCGCGGCGGTCCCCGGCAAGTCGATCGTCTACGTCGCGCAGACCATGACCAACCCCGGTGTCGCGGGCGTCGCGAAGGGCGTCGAGGAGGCCGCGAAGGCCATCGGCTGGCAGGTCCGGGTGATCGACGGGGACGGCACCCCGGCCGGCATCCAGGCGGCGCTCAGCCAGGCGATCACCCTGCGGCCCTCGGGCATCGTCATCGGCGGCTTCGATCCCCAGCTGACCTCGCAGCAGATGGCGCGGGCCGAAGCGGCGCACATCCCGGTGATCGGCTGGCACGCGGTGGGCTCCCCCGGCCCGAGCGAGAGACCGAAGCTGTTCACCAACGTCACCACCAAGGTGGAGGACGTGGCGAGGATCAGCGCGGACTGGATCATCGCCCGGTCCGCGGGTGATGCCGGGGTCGTCCTCTTCACCGACGACTCGATCCCGTTCGCGAAGAACAAGGCCGAGCTGATCCGCGAGGAGCTCGCCACCTGTTCCGGTGTACGGCTCCTGAGCTACGAGAACATCCCCATCCCCGACGCCGCGAGCCGCACCCCGCAGGCGGTCTCCTCGCTGCTCTCCCGCTTCCAGGACGACTGGACGTACTCCGCCGCCATCAACGACCTCTACTTCGCGGACGCGGCCCCGGCCCTGCGCGCGGCGGGCAGGCCCGGCTCCGGGCCGCCCCTCAACATCGGCGCCGGCGACGGCGACCCCTCCGCCTTCCAGCGGATCAACAGCGAGCAGTTCCAGGCCGCCACCGTGCCCGAGCCGCTGAACCAGCAGGGCTGGCAGATCATCGACGAGTTCAACCGCGCCTTCGCCGGCCGGCCGGCCAGCGGCTACGTGGCCCCCGTGCACATCGCCACGGCCGACAACAGCGACGGCGCCACGTCCTGGGACCCGTCCGGTTACCGCGAGGGGTACCGCAGGATCTGGGCGGGCTGA
- a CDS encoding NPP1 family protein, whose translation MVVVGAALAVVVAVPQVAFAAPPPALPGRAEAIELTYQPAYDYDTDGCYPTPAISSSGVLNGGLKPTGALNGSCRDASDLANTNGYSRWKCNNGWCAVIYALYFEKDQALPGIELGGHRHDWEHVVVWIQGNEAKYVATSAHGDFNIHARDQIRWDGNHPKIVYHKDGIGTHCFRAANTNDEPPENHRGTWQFPTLVGWSGYPATVREKLTQADFGSAHFGLRDDSFANHLAEAKPAGIPFDPYQ comes from the coding sequence ATGGTGGTCGTCGGTGCCGCCCTCGCGGTGGTCGTCGCCGTTCCTCAGGTGGCCTTCGCGGCGCCGCCCCCGGCGCTCCCCGGCCGAGCCGAAGCGATCGAGCTGACCTACCAGCCCGCCTACGACTACGACACCGACGGCTGCTATCCGACGCCCGCCATCAGTTCGAGCGGGGTCCTCAACGGCGGACTCAAACCCACCGGCGCCCTCAACGGCAGCTGCCGGGACGCCTCGGACCTCGCCAACACCAACGGCTACTCCCGCTGGAAGTGCAACAACGGCTGGTGCGCCGTCATTTACGCGCTGTACTTCGAGAAGGACCAGGCCCTTCCCGGCATCGAGCTCGGCGGCCACCGCCACGACTGGGAGCACGTGGTCGTGTGGATCCAGGGCAACGAGGCCAAGTACGTCGCGACCTCCGCCCACGGGGACTTCAACATCCACGCGCGCGACCAGATCCGCTGGGACGGCAACCACCCCAAGATCGTCTACCACAAGGACGGCATCGGCACGCATTGCTTCCGCGCGGCGAACACCAACGACGAGCCGCCCGAGAACCACCGCGGCACCTGGCAGTTCCCCACGCTCGTGGGGTGGTCGGGCTACCCGGCGACCGTGCGCGAAAAGCTCACCCAGGCCGATTTCGGCAGCGCGCACTTCGGCCTGAGGGACGACTCCTTCGCCAACCACCTGGCGGAGGCCAAGCCGGCCGGCATCCCCTTCGACCCGTACCAGTAG
- a CDS encoding TetR/AcrR family transcriptional regulator: protein MAGRRRWATEEILDAAAELLRTSDADSFSVRKLAAALGTDSSSLYRHFRSKTELLRAVADRILLAAMDGYRPEGDWKQRITALALRAREAFGQQPQLAAVWGRHASSGTGSRLVMEEVLQALRASGLPDAEIPACYHRLAVLLAALIASEAGVSTVTPEEREQGMELFRVAVLGADPERFPALAHFARDVRPLGVDRRAAFEEILAAQLAHIEAVAGPGRGVSG, encoded by the coding sequence ATGGCAGGCCGAAGGCGTTGGGCGACCGAAGAGATCCTGGATGCGGCGGCGGAGCTGCTGCGCACGAGCGACGCGGATTCGTTCAGCGTGCGCAAGCTGGCCGCGGCCCTCGGGACCGATTCCTCCAGCCTCTACCGGCACTTCCGCAGCAAGACCGAACTGCTGCGCGCGGTCGCCGACCGGATCCTCCTGGCCGCGATGGACGGGTACCGCCCCGAGGGCGACTGGAAGCAGCGCATCACGGCCTTGGCCCTGCGCGCGAGAGAGGCCTTCGGTCAGCAGCCCCAGCTCGCCGCGGTCTGGGGACGCCATGCATCGAGCGGCACCGGTTCCCGGCTGGTCATGGAAGAGGTGCTGCAGGCCCTGCGCGCGTCGGGGCTGCCCGACGCGGAGATCCCGGCGTGCTACCACCGGCTCGCGGTCCTCCTCGCCGCACTGATCGCCTCCGAGGCAGGGGTCAGCACCGTCACCCCGGAAGAGCGCGAACAGGGCATGGAGCTGTTCCGCGTGGCGGTTCTGGGAGCCGACCCCGAACGCTTCCCGGCCCTGGCCCACTTCGCCCGCGACGTCCGCCCCCTCGGGGTGGATCGCCGTGCCGCGTTCGAAGAGATCCTCGCCGCCCAACTCGCCCACATCGAGGCCGTGGCCGGCCCGGGCCGAGGGGTGTCCGGCTGA
- a CDS encoding serine hydrolase domain-containing protein: protein MKNPLDGAALDAAIENVHRAGMPGLFAEVRDGDRVWRGAAGVADVTTGRPVTADMRHRVGSITKTFTAAAVLQQVESGRIGLDTPIGRYLPGLVPGERGAAITVRMLINHTSGLAEYLPYAYPSLKAFPALADTGPQSLDDHRFTRFDPTELIGMGVTAPPVGTPGGLPGVYSNTNYLLLVQLLEQVTGTTAERYITRNVIERAGLRDTELPAGPYVDGPHSQLYEAWFGMIDPPRDYSVYDMSWVGPSASLISTVADLNRFYGALLAGEIVGPSSLAQMQRTVPVVSQEGRTIDYGLGLHPMEGPGQGVFWGHGGTVWGGGALAMTRADGRRRMAVAVNLQRWNRLDPSGVPQPHPIDGALAALYRLAMYG, encoded by the coding sequence GTGAAGAACCCACTGGATGGCGCGGCGCTGGACGCGGCCATCGAAAACGTCCACCGCGCCGGGATGCCGGGCCTGTTCGCCGAGGTGCGGGACGGCGACCGGGTCTGGCGCGGCGCCGCGGGGGTCGCCGATGTCACCACCGGCCGTCCCGTCACCGCCGACATGCGGCACCGCGTCGGCAGCATCACCAAGACCTTCACCGCCGCCGCGGTCCTGCAGCAGGTCGAGAGTGGTCGGATCGGTCTCGACACACCGATCGGCCGCTACCTGCCGGGGCTGGTCCCGGGGGAACGCGGTGCCGCGATCACGGTCCGGATGCTCATCAACCACACCAGCGGCCTCGCCGAGTACCTCCCGTACGCCTACCCCTCCCTCAAGGCGTTCCCCGCGCTCGCGGACACCGGCCCCCAGAGCCTGGACGACCACCGGTTCACGCGTTTCGACCCCACCGAACTCATCGGGATGGGGGTCACCGCACCGCCCGTCGGCACCCCGGGCGGCCTGCCGGGCGTGTACTCCAACACCAACTACCTGCTCCTCGTCCAGCTCCTGGAACAGGTGACCGGCACCACGGCCGAGCGGTACATCACCCGGAACGTCATCGAGCGCGCCGGGCTCCGGGACACCGAACTCCCCGCCGGACCGTACGTCGACGGGCCGCACTCACAGCTCTACGAGGCCTGGTTCGGCATGATCGACCCGCCCCGCGACTACAGCGTCTACGACATGTCATGGGTGGGGCCGTCGGCCTCGCTGATATCGACCGTCGCGGACCTCAACCGTTTCTACGGCGCACTGCTCGCCGGGGAGATCGTCGGCCCGTCGTCGCTGGCGCAGATGCAGCGCACGGTCCCGGTCGTTTCCCAGGAGGGAAGGACGATCGACTACGGCCTCGGCCTGCACCCGATGGAGGGTCCCGGTCAGGGCGTCTTCTGGGGCCATGGCGGCACGGTCTGGGGTGGTGGGGCGCTGGCCATGACCCGCGCCGACGGCCGGCGGCGGATGGCGGTGGCGGTGAACCTGCAGAGGTGGAACAGGCTCGACCCCTCCGGCGTGCCGCAGCCCCATCCCATCGACGGCGCGCTCGCGGCCCTGTACCGCCTGGCGATGTACGGCTGA